The DNA sequence ATTGCCTTATATGTCAGAAGGATCGCTCCGTTACATTCTGTCAACTCGATTTAACAACGGATTACCGGAGGATTGTATTGCTATTGCTCTTAAACAAGAGTTTCTGGGTTTGGGGCTGATTCATAAGCGTTTCAGTGCTGGCAATATCTATGTTAATTTTAAACAGACACCTATTTCGAAAGTTGAAATCAAATTGGGATTTGCAGCAACGATTTACAATTCAGAGTTGGAATCTCCTCTTTTTGTTAGCCACGGAACAGAACTTGGCGTTGATTCAACTGTTACCATTCTACCAATTTGTTAGTTAAATTAAGGTGTTGAAATTGTGTTATTAGTCGATAATTTTACTTGTGTTTATGAATTTCCAACAGAATCTAGAACTACGCGAGTTGTACAAATGGGCTGCTGCGCCGGAGGTGTTCCATTCACAAAGTCAAGCTCAACCATCTCAATCTCTATATGATGATGCCTGCTCTGTTCATTCCGATATAGCATCATTGGAATTTGTAATAACTCAAGTTACCACACAATAAGGATATATATTATAATCACTGAGAGCGTAAAATACAATTGAGAAATGGAAGCAACAAGCAAGTAATAGCTAACGATCCTTAAAACGAAACTGAGAATGTTAATCAAAGGGGAAGAAGATCAGAAATTACAGTGATAGATAGAAGGGGATGAGAAGCTTAGACTAAGAATGGAGATGAGAGGAATCAGATTCTTTTCTTAACAATTTGCATAACCCATGAATCAGCGACCGCTACCCCTTTTGATGGAACCATTCCCACACCCACTACTCGACCCGGATCCCAAATTAACCTGGCCCTATTGCTTGTTCTCGGCCCAATAGCTCTTGCCAGCCCAATAACTATTTTTGTGACCTTAGTATTCATATTGGGTTGGACTTGGTTCATAACAGAATTAGCATATGGAAATTTAAGAATAAGCAATCGCTAAGATTTTGAGGCAATgatcaaggatagtgccacgtaggccaaaaaggggttgaaaattatatataaaataagttcggggggtaataggaccttattaaaggttaggtgtgtctcagggattttgggcataggttgggggtacttatgcattttccctaagaAGTATGAAGGTGAAACTGTTAGTTTTAGGAAGCTGCCTGATAATGTCTATTCTCTAACGATTGTGGAATTGTTCAATGACAGCGGATTAGGTGTTGGTGATGAAATTGCGCTATTTTGGGATCCTAGATTACCAGCATTTATTCTCATGTTACTTTCTAAGGCTGGTGATTCAAGAAATAGGCACGTATTGATTGATTAGGGGCATGTAGAAATTCAAGTTTTATGTTCAAATTCTGCAAATGATTCAAGAATTGGAATATGAATATATGATGATTCTTTTCTNGGTCCATTGGTGAGCTTCCTAATTATCCATTCTGTCTCCCCCTCACATGCCAAACGTATAACACGAGACTTTTGAGTACATTCTTCCATACTCGAAGTTGTACATGGACAAAGGTTTGGTGAACGAGTTTGTGACGTGTGTTCGTGTGTGTAACACACGAGAATGACCCTAAGAAGTATGAAAGTGCAACTCATGCAAGTGCTAGCTTTAGGAAGCTGCATAATGATCGCGAATTGGGTGTTGCCAATGAAATTGGGATCCTAGGTTTTAAACGTTTATGTTTAAAATCATCTAGCTCGATGATCAAGAAGTCGAAATTCCAAAACAGGGATATCTAACATTTCACACCTTTTGCTTCAAGTGTCTTAGCTGACATTTGTAGGAAAGATGACAGATAACAAATAAAGGATTTAGCGACGATAATATAATTgttgatatattatatttagcggcaataacaaatataagttttataaccaacactctttattaatttcgCTTAAGGCTTTAGCGATTCTGGATGCAATGACACTAACTCAATTGtcactaaatatttttatgacaATAATATTGCCGCGGAAAGagaatttattgttattaaataattttttgttgcaggataaataaattgaaatgaacatgtattttaaaaataatttataatttaaattaaacatGAAATGAGTGACGATAAAAACCCAAGACTTATACTTAAAGTTAGATGTTTCTAGTTAGTTTGCAAGATTTTAGAATCCAAAATTTGTCAAAGTCTGAGTTCAACAATTTTATCCAACCTCAACCATGTTTGAAATTATATCTCTAAtcaaattacttatttactatatgttttgaaattatattagaaaattaattgtagaaaattaatgaaatttattaaaaaactatttgtatattttatatgtttccaATCAAGGAAAGTAATGAGGCAGTGCAAATTGTAAGAAAgggatttatatatattattttttaatgaatgtACCTTAAGTTGGATGACAGgggcaaatatatcaaaaaaatatgacGAACAACAAATCTAACCTTTTTCTAAGAATACAAAGGCATATATGACCTTTTCccattttaaaaatcatatatatatatatatatatatatatatatatatatataagagaacatatgttattaaggataaatgataagatgtagtACATCTGAtgtactaataattttcattttcttttacattattaatgtttgttattacgtaatcttgtatgtgagataatatagtattttagttttaatgactgatagattttaagtaaaattttataaattccgtgatattaaattcccgcGTGAAGCGCGGATTACTAgtattacataaattgagatgaaCCTAATAGGCAATGTGTTATACTATAAACTCAACACAAATTTGGCTGAAATCAACCTCGTAGGATAGTAGAACTAGATTTACTATTTCTATTCTAATATATCGTATTCACtactatttttattcatttaacaCAAACCATACCgttgttgataaaaaaaagttaattcaaCCATAACTAATCTCTAGTAATTTCAACATTACTAATTCATGATATTGAATACTATTCTTATTTATGTAATACAAACCATACCGTTGTtgatgattaaaaaataatttagttccagcataaaaaataatttttaaaaagtaaaagagaaaaaagaaagaaaaacaaaaactgaAAACTAAAAAATGGTTATGCCCGCCATTTGTAACGGCTTCTTTTTAACTCTGTTTATCCTATAAatttccctcttcttcttctaattccCACTAAAATTGTCTCCCAAATTTccaattcttgatcgtcaacAGCATGGGTGAAAGGGAATGTTCACTTCTCCTTGTAAAACCTTTGCTTAGCCTTAAGAAGACCTTCTTTTACAATTTATTTCcatcaaaagaagaagaagaagcttgCAAACTTAACAATACTCCGTATGTAGTGACTCGAGAGCTAATTGAGATACGGGATATATATCCTCCCCCCAAAATCGATCTGGAAAACCCATGGCAGATCAAGATAAAGATTACCAGTTATGAGGTTGAGGCAGGAGCCCTGTTGATTCCATATATCGAGACGTTTGAGTACATTCTTCGATATTGGACATTGGACATGGCCAAAATTTTGGTGAACGGGTGCAGGGTGTGTGTTCAAGTGTGGGATGTAACAACGGATAATGCTCCTAAGAAGTATGAAGGTGAGCATGTTTACTTATGGATGCTGTGCAACGATGACTATGCTCTTTCGTGCATTGAATTGTTCAACAATAACAGATTGGGCGTTGGTGATGAAATTGGGCTGTTTTGGGATCCTAGatcttcaaattttatgttCAAATTACTTTATAATCAAAGAATGCGGCTGATTCATTTGTAGAAATTGGGATATTATGTTCAAATTCTGTAAACGATTCAAGAAATAGGATCATAGGTTTGTTTAATATAGAGTAAGAATATATGATGattcttttctcaaatttaGTCTGCTTTTTGAACTTGTGATTGGAATATCTGGATTCTTGGCTACGATAATTGTCGATTCTGTTCTAGCATTAGTCATTGTTGATAGAAATGGACAAATTTTCATCCGAATGGAGATGCTAATCGTAATGAATGGTCATTGCTCGTGGCTCTTAGCAATGGGTGAAAATGCCAAAGCTGAACTTATTCATCATAGCTGGAGCAAACAGGCTCTTTCTTAAGCATCCTATAAGCTTGAGTCATAGCCTAAGTTGCCATTTCTGACAGAAGCATTTAATGAATTCCAGTTTCTCTTAGAATCTGTTGTTTGTAATTAAGCGAGAAATCATCAACTTCTGAACTAATAATCCTAAATAGAGTGCTGTATATAGAAATGTATTTGGGCAAGTCGAATAGAGGAATGTGATTTCTAAATTCATTAAATTGACTGGGTTTGAATGCATTCTTCCATACTGGAAAAATGAGGAAAAGGATTACCTGTGAAGATCTCACTTTTGGAGATCTGCGAATTCCATTTTTCCTGACGTTTGAGTGCAAGAAGTTTGGTAAACGGGAGCGTGTTGACTTGTGGGATGCAACGAAGAAGAATGGCATTAATAGGTATGAAGGTGGAAATTTTACTTTTAGGAAGCTGTGTAGTGATGACTACTCTCTATTGTGCATGACATTGATCAATGATCGCGGATTGGGTGTTGATTATGAAACTCTCCTATGTTGGAATCCTATTATTTCAAAGTTCATATTCAAATTAAGGTTTGTAGGAAGAAGACATTCTCTAACACACCAGGGGTAATGACTCGAGAGCTAATAGAGACGACAGGCCCTGCCATAATATTTGATCTGAGTAACAGAAGGTACATCAGGAGACACATTACACATTACACATTCTTAAAGATGTTTATGTTCAAATTAATATGTAGGGCTGTATTGAATGATTAGGGGCTTgtagaaattcaaattttatgttcAAATTGTGTAAATGATTCAAGAATtgaaatatgaatatatgatgGATGattcttttctcaaatttaatcTGTTTTTTGTACTTGGAATTTTGTCTACTTGTATTTGCAAGAAAAGAAATGAGTTTTAATTCATCTGTTCACTCCCTATTAAAGATGGTTATACaagtttgaatgttttgtgCCTGAGTTGCTAAGAATGAGCAAAGATGTGATAGTTCAAActgttttatttctttaattagaGATGGTTGTATTAATGTTCTTGAAAGGTCTTACAACAATCACATTcttctgttttttctttaacttgAATTTGCTGATATCATCGTCTTCGTACCTCAATTCTGCTGATCTGAACTTGCAAGTGTATGCGCTAGCATTAGTCATTGTAGTTCATCTAACAGAATATGCACAGTAACATCAAAGAGACGGTTAGTGAGTGCACAAATCTGTTTACATAGAGTCAGCTCATTTAACAGACACAACTACCTAACCACTTGACTAATATCAACTAACTGCTAACAGAAGGGAACTGCTGTGCAAGTATATATCAAGTCCTCAACACTTCTACAAAGAAGATTATACTCGCAACTAATGCCCGATATGTTGCAAGATCACTAATGACTTAGTTGGGTTGAAAGTTGGCAATCATGCAGAGTTGTGTCCATACAACAATGAAGTATGAAAACACTATACCAAGTAAACGATCAACGGTCGAAATCTTCAATACCTCTCCTTCAGAAACACCATgctaaaaatgatataaatgattCATTTAAGTTTGAAAGTAGCTAGGTCTAAAGTTAAcgtatgaatatatattttgtataggTAATAAATCATTTGTTTGTGCAAATAATCTATGGTATTGTGGCATTAAATAACTAAAATCATATATGTAATATTATGACACTTTGATATCTAACTCTGTTGTTTTNGAAAAACCGAACGTTGAAAGAAATGATGGATGCATTATTTATAAGTTCGGGTTTATcacaaaacttgtgtggagGAACTATCATTACTGTAAAAGGGAACGACAAAAAGTTTTGTCTTTTCAGAAAGAAagcaattttgtttgttcaggacacaatctattccatatgagaaatggaaaggaagaaaatccaacttgaaatatttcaaagtgtgggggtgtctagccaaagtccaagttcctattTCTAAAAGGATTATAATAGGACCTATGACTGTGGACtgtaaaattagacttgagtagtctagtgaagggtctaaaagaccttggaaagaaaaaaagagaatgtacttaataaagagattcagaggcgtattaaatgtcaaaggacattTACTTTCttcgaatatgattttgtaacattttttgtgtcttctgtagactcatccttttggaaagatggtgtcaatagtgagattgatgaaatcttgagcaaccatacTTGAAGTTAATTGATCTTCTTCTAGAaaataaacctttgggttcaaagtgaatcttcagaaggaaaatgaaagtcgatggaactgttgacaaatataaagcaagactttGTGTCAAAGGCTTTACACAAAAATAAGGTCTTGAGCTTGTCGATATATACTCATCAgtaacaagaattacatccatTCAGATACTAATATTATTAGTTGTggtatatgacctccaaatttatcaaatgaatgtgaaaacaactttcttaaatggagaattggaggaagaaatttatatgaaatAGCCCGAGGGTTTTGTcgttcctggtaaagaaaagaaagtgtgcgaacttgttaagtcactttatggactaaaacaagcacccaaataataacataagaaatttgatcaaactatgttggtaaatggatgtaagaatgatggaagtgataaatgtgtttacattaaaatcacaaggtcattgtttgtttgtatattggtgatatgttgatcatcagtagagacactaatgacataaatgctactaaacatatgctagaaagcaactttgatatgaaagatcgtGGAGTTATTGATGtgatcttaggtataagaatccttagaactccAAGGTGTTTAGTATTGTCACGGtctcattacattgaaaaagtacttgactagttcaaatatttggattttaatattgtcaagactccaataatgTGAGCTTTacacttcaaaagaatgaaggtgaaattgactcacaattggattatactagagtattgggaagtatgatgtatatcaaaaagtgtacgcgatcagatatagcctgtgctattaataaactgagtcggttcacaaATAATCCCAATtaaactcattggatgaaaatgaagagttttggagtatttaaaacatactcaaaactatgtcttGCATTATACAAATATCCTacagtattgaaaggatatagtgatgtaAATTGGATCACCGGGATCAAATAGcgtaaaatccacgagtggatatgtatttactcttggtggaggagcaatctcttggaaattttccaaaaagacatgtattgctagctctacaatgatctctgagctaggtgctctagataaggTCGGTGAACAAGTTGAAA is a window from the Solanum stenotomum isolate F172 unplaced genomic scaffold, ASM1918654v1 scaffold3258, whole genome shotgun sequence genome containing:
- the LOC125852141 gene encoding uncharacterized protein LOC125852141, with translation MGERECSLLLVKPLLSLKKTFFYNLFPSKEEEEACKLNNTPYVVTRELIEIRDIYPPPKIDLENPWQIKIKITSYEVEAGALLIPYIETFEYILRYWTLDMAKILVNGCRVCVQVWDVTTDNAPKKYEGEHVYLWMLCNDDYALSCIELFNNNRLGVGDEIGLFWDPRSSNFMFKLLYNQRMRLIHFLLFELVIGISGFLATIIVDSVLALVIVDRNGQIFIRMEMLIVMNGHCSWLLAMGENAKAELIHHSWSKQALS